The following is a genomic window from Solidesulfovibrio sp..
GTGCTCCACGACGACGCCTTCCAGATCGACTGCCAGGCCAAGGTCTGCCGGGTCTGGGAACCGACGCTGTTCGACAAGACCGATTCGCGCCCGCTGGGCCATCCGGACTGGCGCTACATGATCTCCACCATGAACCTGGGGCTCACCGAACACGAGGGCAAGGTGCTGCCGCTGGGCCAGGACGTACGCAACCCCAACGGCCGGGCGCTCATCGACCGCGACCTGCTCGGCAGCTACGTCAACCGTTGCGCCTTCCCGGACGTCATGGTCTGGCTCATGAAGGACACCTGCCTGCCGCCGGTGGTCCGTTTCGCCGACAAGGGGCTGGCCGTGGCCATGGGGGCGTCGCTGATGACCCGGCGCAACCTGGCCGAGAACGTCAGCGAGGAGGAGCTTAAAAAGCTCGTGTTCGAGCCCTTCGCCAACCCCTTCCGGGTCTACGAGCTGTGGAAGGACGTGGAAGCCTTCCTGCAGGTCTTCGCCGCCGGCGCCGTGGGCTACGCCTTCAACTCCGTGGGCTTCTGGAAGACCTCGGACCGCGACCTGCGCAAGATTCCCCTGGCCACGTCGCTGACCCTGCAAACGGCCCTGCTGCTGGAACAGCTCACCTGGCGCGACTGGGACAGGCTGCCCGGCGCCCAGCTGCCCACCCGGGAAAGCGTGGATGCGCTCATCCCGGGCTACACCGACGCCTACGACCCGGCGGGCGTGGAAAACCGCGACCGCTACGCCGAGACCCTCAAGGACCGCTTCCACCAGCGCCGGGTGTTCCTCCAGAATTCCGACCTGCACAACCGGCCGGAACTGCTCATGACCCTGGTCAACGCGCTGATGGCCAGGGCCTAGGCAAGGACCCCGACCATGCCCATGGCCGCCTCCCCCACCGACCGCCGCGCGCCCCCTTCGGCCCGCGCGCGCCGACGCCGCGCGGGAGGCGGCCAGCCATCATGAGCCTGCGCGCCATCCTGGGGGCCATCGGCCTGGCCGTTTCGCTGCCCTTCCTGGTCTACCTGGTCTATCTGAGCCAGGCCAAGTCCACGAGCCCGGACCAGATCATCTTCCTGGCCTTCGCCTTTTCCATCACCTTTCCCACGCTCATCCTGCTGTCGCTGGTGCTGTTTCGCAGCCTGGTCATCCTGGCCGTGTCGCTGCCGGTCTACGCCGTGTGCGTCATCGCCGGCTATGCTCGGACGTTTATGGCCTTCCAGATCGTGTGCAACGGCAAGATCACGGAATCCTTCAAGGATTGCCTCTATTTCAGCGTGTCGCTTTTCACCAACACCGGCTGCGCCGATTGCGCCCCAACGCCCCAGTTGCGCCTGCTGGCCGCCTCGGAAGCCTTTTTCGGCTACCTGTCCCTGGGCGTGTTCACCGCCTGCCTCATCGTCATCCTGGTGCGCCTTATTACCACCGACAAGCTGCGGCCGTAACGTCCCGGCGCCCTAGCTTCCCGCGCCTTCCACGAACACGAGCTTGCGCGACAGGGTGCGCCGCACCGGACAGGCCTTGGCCGCGCGCAGAAGCTTCCGGCGCTGCTCGTCGGTCAGTTCGCCCGCCAGTTCGATGGCGCAGACAAAGGCCGGGCCATCGGGATGGTTGCGGTCCAGGGACACGCGCACCGTCACCCCCGCCAGGGGAATGCCGTGGTTGTCGGCGTACATGCGCACGACCATGGCCGTGCAGCTGCCCAGGGCCGCCTCCAGCAGCTCGTGGGGCCGAAAGCCCTGTCCCGCGCCGCCCTTGTCCGGGCTGGCGTCGCAGGTGGCGGCAAACGCCGCGTTGGAGAAGGAGACTTGGTACGGCGTGTCCAGGCTGGCGCAGGTGATCATCGTGCCTCCGGCAGGGTATTTTCCAAAAAAATGGCACCAACCGCCCGGCGCGGCAAGCAAAAAGCCCCCGGGCCTTGCGGCCGGGGGCTTCGTTGCGTGCTGTTGCGGGGCCCTGCTTACGGTTCGACCTTGAACACGTAGGCCGCCTCGGGGCGCAGGTATTTCGCGGCCAGGTCGCGCAGGGCCTCCGGGGAAAGCGTCTGGGCCGCCTCCACCACCTGCCGGTCATGATCCAGGGGCAGGCCCAGGGACAGCGCCTTGGCCGCCTCGTCGCTGCGGGCGGCCAGGGCCTGGCGTTCGCGGTAGTAGTCGCCGGTCATGGCGTTTTTGGCTCGCAGCATCAGCTCGTCGGGCAGCGCCGTCTGGCGCAGGTCGCCGGCGACGCGTTTGAAGCCTTCCAGGGCGGCGGCGTCCTTGTCCGGCGAGGTGCCGATGTAAAAGGCCAGGAAACCGGCCGTGTCCGACTGCCACAGAAAGGAGGTCACGGAATAGCCCAGGCTCTCGCCGTCGCGCAGGCGCGAGAACAGCAGCCCGCTCTGGCCGGCCAGGACTTCGTTGACGAGTTCCAGGCCCGGCGTGTCGGGCGAGGTCAGGCCGGGCACGGGGAAGACCAGGAACAGGTGGCTCTGGTTGCGCCCGGCCAGGCTGACCGCGTCCTCGCGCTTGGCGCCCCATTGGGGCGTGGGGAAGGCAAACGGCTTGGCCGGGCCGGCGGCCTTGGCCAGCTTGTCGGCCAGGGCGCGCACGGCCGTGGCGTCGAAATCGCCGCACACGGCCAGCACCCAGGGCATGGCCCGCTGGTCGGCCCAGAAGCCGGCGACATCCTTGGCCGTGAAGGCCTTGACCGTGGCCGGGTCGCCCAGGCGGGTGTAGGCATAGGCGGTATCGCTGAACAGGAACGGGAAGAGCTTGCGGAAGGCCAGGGCCATGGGCTGGTCCTCCTTGTCCTTGATGGCGGCCAGCTGGTCGGCCACCTCCCGTTCCACCTCGGCCTTGAGGAAGGCCGGCGTGAGCAGCACGTCGGCCATGAGGCCATAGAGGTCCTTCTGGAAGCGGCTGGGGAATTTCGCCGCCACGCTGAAGGAATCCCGGCCCGAAGCGGCCGACAGATTGGCCGCCCGGTCGGCCAGGAAGTCTTCCAGGGCGTTGGCCGAGAGCTTGGCCGTGCCCGTGGTCAGGCTCTGGGCGGCCAGTTCGGCCAGGCCCTGTTTGTCCTTGGCCAGCAGCGCGTCGCCGCCGTTGTAGGCCAGGGACACGGCCACGTAGGGCAGGGTCGTGTCGGGCAAAAGGACCAGCCTGTGGCCGCCGCCGAGGTCAACCACCTCGGGCGCGGCGGCCGCGCCGCCGTCCTTGGCCGCGGCCTGGGCGGCCGCGTCCTTGGGGCCGGGCCAGGCCTTGGCCGCCATCGCGGCCAGGGAGGCCTCGGTGACGGCCCCCTCGGCCTCCTTGGGGGCCAGGACCGCGGTCAACATGCGCTCGGGGCGCAGCGTGGCCTCGATAATGGCGTCCAGGGCCTTCTGGTCGACAAGGCGCACGGAACGCAGGTAGTTGGCCTCGCCGTCGGGGTCGTAGCCGTGGAAACGGAAAAAGCCGGCCTTCATGGCCAGCCCGGGCAACGTCTCCTTGGCCTGGTACAGGCCGTCCTCGATGCCCAGGCGCACGCGCGCGATCTCGCGGTCGGTAAACGACGTGCCCTTGAGCCGGGCCAGCTCGGCCAGCAGCCCCTGCCAGAAGGCGGCGACGTTTTTGGCGTCGAGGGTGGCGCTGACCAGGAACAGCCCGGAGCGCTCCAGGGTCAGCGACGAGCAGGACACGTCGTCCACGAGCTTCTTGTCGTACTTGAAGGTCCGGTAGAGCCGGCTCGTCTCGTCGCCGGCCAAAAGCTGGGCCAGGACTTCCAGGCCGGCTTCGTCGGCGCCGCGCACCCCGGCCGTGGGGAAGGCGATCTGTAGCCGCACCTTGTTCCAGGGGCCGTATTCCACCGTGATTTCGGGCTTGGCCGGGCCGTGGGCCGGGGCATAGGGCGCCGGCGGCACGAGGATGCGGTCGTTGGCCAGGTCGCCGAAAAGGGCCGTGGCCTGGCGCACCACGTCGTCGACCTTGACCTTGCCGGTCACGACCAGGAGCATGGACTGGGGCTGGTAGTGCTCGCGCACGTACTGGCGCAGGTCCTCGGCCGTAAAGCCCGAAACCGTTTCCTTGAAACCGATGACCGGCCAGCCGTAGGCGTTGCCCGGCCAGGCCATGGCCTGGGTCATCTGGAAGAGGCGGTTGTCGGGGTTGTCCTTGCCCCGGGCCAACTCGGACAGCACGACCTGGCGCTCGCTGTCGAGCTCCTCCGGGGCGAACTTGGCCCCGAAGATCATGTCTCCGATGACGTCGAGGCCGAGCTGCCAGCGGTCGGAGGGCAGATCCACCCGGTAGACCGTGCTGTCGAAGCTGGTGGAGGCGTTGAGTTCGCCGCCGGCGCTTTCGATGTCCGAGGCCACCTGGCCGGCCGGGCGCTTGGCCGTGGATTTGAAGACCATGTGTTCGAGCAGGTGGCTTAAGCCCGCCTGGCTCGGGGCCTCGTAGCCCGAGCCGGCATGCACGAACAGGCGCACCGAGACCAGGGGGAAGCGCTCGTCCTCCATGACCATGACGGTCAGCCCGTTGGGCAGGACCACGACCTTGGGCGGCTCGGCGGCCAGGGCCGCACCGGCCGTAAGGATGCAAAACGCCGCCACGGCGGCGCAAAAAAATCGCCAACGCATGCCATACTCCTTTCGTTTCGGCCGGTTCCGGGAAGAAGGAAACGGACCGTCCAGAGCTACGTGCTCCCGGCCGGAAACGAAACTTAATTTTGGTTCATCGTAGGAGGAAAGGCGGCCGTGCCGTCGGCGTAGGCGACGCCGATCTTGGTCAGCTCGTAGCTCCCCCGGACAAGGCCCGGGCAGACCGCCTCGACCAGGCGCAAAGGACTGACGTAGGTCTCGGTGAAGGTGCAGGTGAAGCGCACCATGGCCGGTTCGAGGATGGACACGGCCGCAACCAGCGGCCGGGCGTCGAGGCTGCGCGGGCCTTTTTTCGACTCCCAGGTCACGGGAAAGCTCGCGGCGTCGGCAAAGGCGCGCCAGGCCTCCAGGCAGGCCTCGGCGCAGGCCTCGGGCACGGTCAGGCCGAAGGTCTCGATGGCCGGCTGGGCGACCTTGCGCCCCGGGGCCAGGGGCTCGACGCCGAGCACGGCCATGCCCTCGGGCAGGTTGGGGTTGAGGCGCTCGGCGAATTCCCGGGGCGTGACGGCCTGGCGCAGGAAAATGGCCAGCCATTCGGCCCGGCTCGCCACGCCGACCGGCAAGGCCCGGCCGAAGGACAGCTGGGGCAGCGGATGGTAGCCGGCGGAAAAGCTGGGCTTGAGCCCGCCCCGGCGCAGGGCCCGCTCGAACAGGCGCGTGAGTTCGAGCTGGCTCAGGTAGACGGCGCTGCCGACCTTGGAAAACCAGACGCGCAGATGGGCTTCCTTGCGCGTGAGGTCCTCGCGCGGCGGGGCCGGGGGCGCGGCGACCAGGTCGTGCTCCCGGGCCGCCCGGTTGAGCCTGGGGCGAATGTCCCCCTGCCCGGCCGGGTCCAGGCCGGATTTGCGGCCTTCGAAGGAACACACGCCGCAGCCCGAACAGTCGCCGTAGCGGCAGTCGGCGGTTGCGGCGCCGCGCAGGGCCTTTTCCCGTTCGCGGCGCAGGTAGCCGGGGGTCACGCCGCAGGAGAGGTGGTCCCAGGGCAGGGGCGCGTCAGGGTCGCGGGCGGCCAGCCAGCGGGCCGGGTCCAGCCCGGCGGCCTCGAACGCGCGTCGCCAGGGAGCCAGGTCGAAGCGGTCCACCCAGGAGCAAAAAAGCGCCCCGTCGCGGTAGGCGGCCTCGATCAGGGGGGCGAGCTCCCGGCCGGCCCGGGAAAACACCCCTTCGAGAAAGCTCATTTCCGGTTCGTGCCAGCGCAGGGTCAGCCGCCGGTCGGTGGAAAAAAGCTCGCGCAGCCGGGCAACCCGCTCACGGACGGTCTCCAAGCCGATCTGCGCCTCCCACTGGAAGGGCGTGTGGGGCTTGGGCACGAAGGGCGAAATGGCGGCCGTGACCTGCAGGCGCTTGGTGCCCGGCGGGGCGGCGGCCAGGACCTTTTTGGCCAGGTGGAAGATGCCCTCCACGTCCTCGTCGGTTTCCGTGGGCAGGCCGATCATGAAATAGAGCTTCACCTGCTGCCAGCCGTGGGCGAACAGGCGCGATGCGTGGTCGAGGATGTCGTCCTCGGTGATGCCCTTGTTGATGACGTCGCGCAGGCGCTGGGTGGCGGCCTCCGGGGCCATGGTGGCGCCGGTGCGGCGGATGCCGGCCATCATCGACAAAATGGCATCGGACAGCGTGCCGGCCCGAAGCGACGGCAGGGACACGGCCACCTGATCGCGGCGGCAGCGGTCGATGCTGCGGGCAAAAAGGCTCTCCAGGGCGGAAAAATCGCCGGTGGAAAGCGAAAGGAAGGACAGCTCCTCGTAGCCGGTGCGATTGAGGCCCTCGGTGACGAGTGTTTCCAGCCCGTCGAGGCTTCGTTCGCGCACCGGCCGGTAGATCATGCCGGCGTGGCAGAACCGGCAGCCGCGCGTGCAGCCCCGGGCGATCTCCACGGCCAGGCGGTCGTGCACGGATTGGGCAAAGGGCACGATCTGGCAGGTGGGAAAGGGTGCGGCGTCGAGGTCGGCCACGATGGCTTTTTCCACCGTGTCGTAGCCGGGAACCAGGGGCCTTGGGCCGCCGTCCGGGCCCACGTCGAAAAAGGCTGGAATGTAGACGCCCTGGATGGCGGTCAGGCGCGTCAG
Proteins encoded in this region:
- a CDS encoding pitrilysin family protein, coding for MRWRFFCAAVAAFCILTAGAALAAEPPKVVVLPNGLTVMVMEDERFPLVSVRLFVHAGSGYEAPSQAGLSHLLEHMVFKSTAKRPAGQVASDIESAGGELNASTSFDSTVYRVDLPSDRWQLGLDVIGDMIFGAKFAPEELDSERQVVLSELARGKDNPDNRLFQMTQAMAWPGNAYGWPVIGFKETVSGFTAEDLRQYVREHYQPQSMLLVVTGKVKVDDVVRQATALFGDLANDRILVPPAPYAPAHGPAKPEITVEYGPWNKVRLQIAFPTAGVRGADEAGLEVLAQLLAGDETSRLYRTFKYDKKLVDDVSCSSLTLERSGLFLVSATLDAKNVAAFWQGLLAELARLKGTSFTDREIARVRLGIEDGLYQAKETLPGLAMKAGFFRFHGYDPDGEANYLRSVRLVDQKALDAIIEATLRPERMLTAVLAPKEAEGAVTEASLAAMAAKAWPGPKDAAAQAAAKDGGAAAAPEVVDLGGGHRLVLLPDTTLPYVAVSLAYNGGDALLAKDKQGLAELAAQSLTTGTAKLSANALEDFLADRAANLSAASGRDSFSVAAKFPSRFQKDLYGLMADVLLTPAFLKAEVEREVADQLAAIKDKEDQPMALAFRKLFPFLFSDTAYAYTRLGDPATVKAFTAKDVAGFWADQRAMPWVLAVCGDFDATAVRALADKLAKAAGPAKPFAFPTPQWGAKREDAVSLAGRNQSHLFLVFPVPGLTSPDTPGLELVNEVLAGQSGLLFSRLRDGESLGYSVTSFLWQSDTAGFLAFYIGTSPDKDAAALEGFKRVAGDLRQTALPDELMLRAKNAMTGDYYRERQALAARSDEAAKALSLGLPLDHDRQVVEAAQTLSPEALRDLAAKYLRPEAAYVFKVEP
- a CDS encoding TIGR03960 family B12-binding radical SAM protein; its protein translation is MRECVASLQKPTQYLGAEWGRVAKDPQSVRLRVALAFPDLYEVGMSYVGGRILYEAVNRQDGLAAERVFTPSDEAAAMLRGQGAPLCTLESDTPLGACDVLAFHLTHELCYTNVLYMLDLAGLAFRAADRGEDAPLVIAGGGCAFNAEPVAPFFDAMVIGDGEQALVDILRAVEAAKGQGMTRRELLTRLTAIQGVYIPAFFDVGPDGGPRPLVPGYDTVEKAIVADLDAAPFPTCQIVPFAQSVHDRLAVEIARGCTRGCRFCHAGMIYRPVRERSLDGLETLVTEGLNRTGYEELSFLSLSTGDFSALESLFARSIDRCRRDQVAVSLPSLRAGTLSDAILSMMAGIRRTGATMAPEAATQRLRDVINKGITEDDILDHASRLFAHGWQQVKLYFMIGLPTETDEDVEGIFHLAKKVLAAAPPGTKRLQVTAAISPFVPKPHTPFQWEAQIGLETVRERVARLRELFSTDRRLTLRWHEPEMSFLEGVFSRAGRELAPLIEAAYRDGALFCSWVDRFDLAPWRRAFEAAGLDPARWLAARDPDAPLPWDHLSCGVTPGYLRREREKALRGAATADCRYGDCSGCGVCSFEGRKSGLDPAGQGDIRPRLNRAAREHDLVAAPPAPPREDLTRKEAHLRVWFSKVGSAVYLSQLELTRLFERALRRGGLKPSFSAGYHPLPQLSFGRALPVGVASRAEWLAIFLRQAVTPREFAERLNPNLPEGMAVLGVEPLAPGRKVAQPAIETFGLTVPEACAEACLEAWRAFADAASFPVTWESKKGPRSLDARPLVAAVSILEPAMVRFTCTFTETYVSPLRLVEAVCPGLVRGSYELTKIGVAYADGTAAFPPTMNQN
- a CDS encoding ion channel, with amino-acid sequence MSLRAILGAIGLAVSLPFLVYLVYLSQAKSTSPDQIIFLAFAFSITFPTLILLSLVLFRSLVILAVSLPVYAVCVIAGYARTFMAFQIVCNGKITESFKDCLYFSVSLFTNTGCADCAPTPQLRLLAASEAFFGYLSLGVFTACLIVILVRLITTDKLRP
- a CDS encoding OsmC family protein, with the protein product MITCASLDTPYQVSFSNAAFAATCDASPDKGGAGQGFRPHELLEAALGSCTAMVVRMYADNHGIPLAGVTVRVSLDRNHPDGPAFVCAIELAGELTDEQRRKLLRAAKACPVRRTLSRKLVFVEGAGS